The genomic DNA GCGGATGCAAGGAACGTGCCCTTCTCATAGAAGCAATCCTTCTGCGGATTGGCTGCGATCTCCTTGGCCATGGCGTGTAGTCGGGTGATGGCACCCGCGGTATTCAGATCGTCCGCCAGCGCCTCAGCGACTGCCGTGTCCGGGCCCGTTTCCTCCGCACCGGCCACCAACCCGCGCCAATCACGCAGCGTCGCCTCCGCCTCCTGCCGCTTCTTCTCCGTCCAATCCATCGGCTTGCGATAATGCGTGCCCAGAAACACAAACCGGATCACCTCCCCCGGCACGCCCTGATCCAACAAGTCCCTGACGGTAAAGAAATTCCCCAAGCTCTTGGACATCTTCTTGCCCTCGACCTGAAGCATCTCGTTGTGCATCCAGATCCGGGCAAATTCCCCCTCGGGGTGGGCGCATTTGCTCTGCGCAATCTCGTTCTCATGGTGCGGAAACATCAGGTCGTTCCCGCCGCCGTGAATGTCAAAGCTCGCCCCCAGCAGCGCATCCGCCATCGCAGAGCATTCGATGTGCCAACCGGGCCGCCCCTTGCCCCAAGGCGACTCCCACCCCGGCTCCCCCGCCTTCGCAGGCTTCCAGAGCACAAAGTCCATCGGGTCTTCCTTATAGGGCGCAACTTCCACCCGCGCCCCGGCGATCATGTCATCCACCGAGCGGCCCGACAGCGCCCCGTAAGCCTCGTAAGAACGCACGCGAAACAGCACATGCCCCTCAGCGGCGTAGGCATGGCCCGCCTCAACCAGCCCCTCGATCATCGCCACCATCGCGCCAATCCAATCGGTCGCCCTCGGCATATCGGTGGGCTCCAGCGCCCCGACGGCGGCCATATCCTCCAGATACCACCGACTCGTCTCCTCGGTGATCTGCCCGATCTCGCGGCCAGATTCCTCGGCCCGCGCGATAATCTTGTCATCCACATCGGTAAAGTTGCGCACATAGCGCACGTTTTCCGCCCCGTAGACGTGCCGCAGCAGCCGGAAAAGCACGTCGAACACGATCACGGGCCGGGCGTTGCCGATATGCGCCCGGTCATAAACCGTCGGCCCGCAAACATACATGCCCACCCGTCCCGGCTCGACCGGCTCCAGAAGCTCTTTCTTCCGGGTTTTCGTATTATGCAGATAGATGTTCATGGTCGGTCCTCGGGTGTCCCCGCGGGCTTTAGCAACTTCATCCTGATGAGAAAAGAGACCGGGCCCGCGTGACGATGTCAGCGGATAATGCAGCAGATGATGATCGCGGCGCGGGTCATGAGATGTCAGTAGCAGCCCACCCGCCCCCTGCCAAGCCTCTTGTGCCACCCCCGGCAGCGGTTCAGCCTGCGGCCAAAGAGGGAGATCACGATGGACAAATTCGAAAGCTACCGCGCCCTGCATGTGCCGGGTGATCCGTTCATAATCGCCAATGTCTGGGATGTCGGCTCGGCCCGGATGCTGGCGGGCATGGGGGCCAAGGCACTGGCCACCTCCTCGGCGGCGCTGGCCTTCGTGCAGGGCAGCCGCGACATGGGCGCACTCACCCGCGATGCCTCGCTGGCCCATGCCGAAGAGATCGTCGCCGCCATCGACCTGCCGGTGCAGGGCGACTTCGAGAACGGCTTTGGCGATGACCCAGAGACCGTGGCCGAAACCGTGCGCCTCGCCGCCGAGGTCGGCCTCGCTGGCATCTGCGTCGAAGACATGAGCTACCCCGACACCCTGCCCTACCCCGCGGACCTTGCCACCGAACGCATGCGCGCCGGGGCCAGCGCGGCGCGATCTCTTGGGCGCGATTTCTTCTTCGTCGCCCGCGCCGACGGGGTGATGAACGGGGTCTACGACATGGAAGAGGCACTGGCCCGCCTGACCGCCTTCGACGAGGCCGGGGCCGACGGCATCTATGTGCCCCTGCCCCCCACGATGGATGACCTCGCCCGCATCTGCGCCGCCACAAAGAAGCCGGTGAACGCGCTGGCTGCGGGGGCCTTCACCGGTTCAAGCCTCAGCGATTTTGCCGCCGCCGGGGTGGCGCGGGTTTCGCTGGGGTCCGCCCTCGCCCGCGCCACCCATCGGGTGATCTTCGACGCCGCCGAGGCGATGCTGGCAGAGGGCGATTTTACCCCGCTGGCCCGGACCATCCCGGGCGGGCAGGTGCAGGAGCTGATCGACAAGGGCGCTCCCGGCGGCTGAGCTCGGAGTGGGGGTTTTGCACCCCCACACCCCCGCAGAGATATTTTTAGCAAGAAAATGAACAGGATGGCGCGATGGACAGGGCTGGGGTGAACGCGATTTGTGCGGGGTTTCCGGGCGCCGACGTGTCGGACCCATGGGGCGGCGGCCATGATGCCTGGAAGGTGGGCGGCAAGATGTTTGCCTGCATCGGGGCAATGGGAGACGGTGTCAGCGTGAAGACCGACAGCATCGAGACGGCCCAGCTGGTGATCGAGGCCGGGCACGGCATCAAGGCTCCGTATTTCCACCGCAGCTGGGTGCGGCTGCCCTGGGGCATGGTTGAGGACGCCGAGGTGGAGGAGCGTCTGCGCACCAGCTACGCGCTCATCCGCGCCGGGCTCACCAAGAAGGCCCAGGCCGCGCTCGCCCCCTTCACGCCCTGAAAATTCTTGCCAGATGCTGGGGATCATGGCCAAATCCGCGCCATGACTTTTCATCTTCGCGTTTTCCGCCCCGCCCATTTCCTTCTGGCCGTTCTGGCCCTCATTCTCCTGCCCGCCGCCGCAATGGCCCAAAGCTACCCCGAGCTGCCCGCAAGCTATGTGCTCGATGAGGCCGGCGTGCTTTCGGACGCGCAGGAAACCGAACTGGCGGAGGCCATCGCCAAGGTGAAAACCGACACCGGCGTCGAGCTGGCCGTTGTCACCGTCATGTCCACCGCCGATTACGGCGGGTTCGATGGGCTGGAGGCCTTCACCACCGGGCTTTTCAATGAATGGGGGCTGGGCGATGAGGAGAAGGCCGACGGCATCCTCATCTTCCTCGCCCGCGCCGACCGTGAAGTGCGCATCGAGCTGGGCTCCGGGTTGCAGGCCGATTATGGCAAGGAAAGCGCACGGATCATCGACGAGGTGATGCTGCCCGCCTTCCGCGAAGATCGCTACGGCGACGGCATCACCGAGGGCACCAAGGCCGTCATCACCCGCATCGCCACACCCTATGCCACCCCGGCCTCGGCCAGTGGCGGCGAGACGGCGGCGGCGAGCGGCGAAGCTGAGGGCGAAGGCGGCGGCAGTGGCGGTGCGATCATGGGCGGCATCGGCGCGGCCATCGTCGCGCTGATCGGTTTTGTCGTGTTCAAGTCAAAGCAGGCCAAGGCCAACCGGGTTTGCGAAAGCTGCGGCGCCAAGGGGCAGGTCGAAATCACCCGCCGCACGGTGCAGGACTCTACAGAAACCTCCACCGGAGTGGGCGAGAAGACCACCGCCTGCGGCGCCTGCGGCCACAGCTCCACCGAGCGCTACACGATCTCGAAGAAGAGCAAATCCTCCTCCGCGGCCAAGACCGGCGGCGGCAAGTCTGAAGGGGGCGGTGCCTCGGGCAAGTGGTAGGCCCCGCGCGCACCCGCTCTCACAAACACGTCACGCGCTGTTACAGCCGGTTGTCAGGCAGGCGCGGCTCACGCCATAACCCCCTGAAACCATGGGGATGGCTTTCATTATGCTCGACGGCGTCGCGCGCAAACTGATCGACCCGCCGCTGAACCGGGCGGGGGCAGCACTGGCCGCGCGCGGCTGGAAGGCCGATCATGTCACGCTGGCCGGGTTGGCGCTCGGGCTGCTTGCCGCCGCGCTGATCTGGGCGGGCTGGCCCGTCCTCGCCCTCGTGCCGCTGCTTGCCTCCCGCCTCGCGGACGGTCTTGATGGCGCGGTGGCGCGCGCCACCACCAAGACAGACTTCGGCGGCTACCTCGACATCTGCGCCGATTTCGCCTTCTACGCCGCCGTGCCGCTGGCCTTCGTCCTCGCCGACCCGGCAACCAATGGCGCGGCGGGGGCCTTTTTGCTGGCGAGCTTCTACATCAACGGCTCCACCTTCCTCGGCTATGCCGTGCTGGCCGAGCGCGCCAAGATGCAAACCACGTCGCGCGGCGCCAAAACACTCTATTTCACCGGCGGCCTGCTGGAGGGCACCGAAACCATCGTATTCTTCTGTGCCCTCTGCGCGCTGCCGCACCTGTTCAACCCGCTGGCATGGGCCTTCGGGGGCCTCTGCCTCGTCACCGCCATCAGTCGGGTGCTACTCGCCCACCACACCTTCTCCGGGGAGGAGACCAAATGACCAACACCGCCACCCTCAGCCTCGCGCTCACCCTCGCGCTGACCACGCCCGCCCTCGCCGGGCCTGACCCGGAAAGCCTTGCTGACGGGCTCCAGACGGACGAGTGGCAGGCCGTGCTGGAGGCTGCCGAGGGGCAGACGGTTTATTGGAACGCCTGGGGCGGCTCGACCACCACCAACGCCTTCATCGACTGGGTCGCAAGCCGGGTGAAAGAAGACTACGGCGTCACGCTCGAACATGTGAAGCTCTCGGACACCGCCGATGCCGTCTCCCGCGTCCTCTCCGAGCAGCAGGCGGGCCAGAACGAGGGCGGCGCGGTTGATATGATCTGGATCAACGGGCCCAACTTCGCCTCGATGAAGGGGCAGGATCTGCTCTTTGGCCCCTTCGCGGAAGCCTTGCCGAACTGGCAATATGTCGATGTTGAAAACAAGGACGTGCAAACAGATTTCACCCTGCCCGTAGAAGGCTACGAGGCGCCCTGGGCGATGGCGCAGGTGGTCTTCATCTATGACGAGGCCCGCGTGCCCGAGCCGCCCAAATCCATGCCGGCGCTGCTGGATTGGGCCAAGGCCAACCCCAGGCGCTTCACCTTTCCGCAGCCGCCCGATTTTCTCGGCTCCACCTTCCTCAAGCAAGCGCTGATCGACCTGAACGGCGATGACCCGGCGCTCTCCAAGCCCGTCGAGGAGGCCGATTACGAGGCGGCGACGGCGGCGCTCTGGACCTTCATCGAAGACCTCACCCCCAACCTCTGGCGCCAAGGCCGCGCCTACCCGCAGACCGGCCCGCGCCAGCTGCAACTGATCGCGGATGGCGAGGTGGATATCGCCATTTCCTTCTCGCCGGGCGAGGCCTCTACCGCCATCGCCAACAACGAACTGCCGCCCACTGCCCGCACCTATGTGCTCGACGGCGGCACCCTCGGCAATGCGAGCTTCGTGGCGATCCCCTACAACTCTTCGGCCAAATCCGGGGCGATGGTGGTGGCCGATTTCCTTATGTCGCCAGAGGCGCAGGCGCGGGCGCAAGACCCGGCGGTGCTGGGATATGGCACGGTTCTGTCGATGGACAAGCTCCCCGAAGAAAGCCGCGCTACCTTCGACGCGCTCGATCTTGGGCCCGCCACCCTGTCACCCGCCGAGCTTGGCACCGCCCAGCCAGAGCCGCACCCCTCGTGGACAACCCGGCTCACCGAGGAGTGGGTCAAAAAGCACGGCGTCACCGAGTGACATCACCAGCCGCTCTTCGGCCCTCCCGGTCCTCATCGCAGCGGCGTCGAGGGCCGCCCCGGCCCGATGAGCGGCTTGGCTGACGCCGATGAGCCTGCCCCGCTACACCCTGCCCGCGCTCACCGTGGCGCTGCTGACCCTGCCGGTGGGGCTGGGGCTGTTCTTTACCCTCGCGCCTGCGCTGGGATACATGGCCGCGCCCGGTGGCCCCGCGCCCTTCTCCCGGCTCATGGACTGGCCCGGGATCGGCCCCGCCACCCGCCTGTCTCTCACCACCGGCTTTGCCGCCACCGCGCTCTCGCTGGCCATCACCGCGCTCATCGCGGCGGGCTGGCAGGGCACCCGCGCCTTCGCGCTGTTGCATCGCCTGCTCTCGCCGCTGCTCTCCGTCCCGCATGCCGC from Oceanicola sp. D3 includes the following:
- a CDS encoding YgcG family protein; translated protein: MTFHLRVFRPAHFLLAVLALILLPAAAMAQSYPELPASYVLDEAGVLSDAQETELAEAIAKVKTDTGVELAVVTVMSTADYGGFDGLEAFTTGLFNEWGLGDEEKADGILIFLARADREVRIELGSGLQADYGKESARIIDEVMLPAFREDRYGDGITEGTKAVITRIATPYATPASASGGETAAASGEAEGEGGGSGGAIMGGIGAAIVALIGFVVFKSKQAKANRVCESCGAKGQVEITRRTVQDSTETSTGVGEKTTACGACGHSSTERYTISKKSKSSSAAKTGGGKSEGGGASGKW
- a CDS encoding CDP-alcohol phosphatidyltransferase family protein, with amino-acid sequence MLDGVARKLIDPPLNRAGAALAARGWKADHVTLAGLALGLLAAALIWAGWPVLALVPLLASRLADGLDGAVARATTKTDFGGYLDICADFAFYAAVPLAFVLADPATNGAAGAFLLASFYINGSTFLGYAVLAERAKMQTTSRGAKTLYFTGGLLEGTETIVFFCALCALPHLFNPLAWAFGGLCLVTAISRVLLAHHTFSGEETK
- a CDS encoding MmcQ/YjbR family DNA-binding protein; this encodes MDRAGVNAICAGFPGADVSDPWGGGHDAWKVGGKMFACIGAMGDGVSVKTDSIETAQLVIEAGHGIKAPYFHRSWVRLPWGMVEDAEVEERLRTSYALIRAGLTKKAQAALAPFTP
- a CDS encoding ABC transporter substrate-binding protein — encoded protein: MTNTATLSLALTLALTTPALAGPDPESLADGLQTDEWQAVLEAAEGQTVYWNAWGGSTTTNAFIDWVASRVKEDYGVTLEHVKLSDTADAVSRVLSEQQAGQNEGGAVDMIWINGPNFASMKGQDLLFGPFAEALPNWQYVDVENKDVQTDFTLPVEGYEAPWAMAQVVFIYDEARVPEPPKSMPALLDWAKANPRRFTFPQPPDFLGSTFLKQALIDLNGDDPALSKPVEEADYEAATAALWTFIEDLTPNLWRQGRAYPQTGPRQLQLIADGEVDIAISFSPGEASTAIANNELPPTARTYVLDGGTLGNASFVAIPYNSSAKSGAMVVADFLMSPEAQARAQDPAVLGYGTVLSMDKLPEESRATFDALDLGPATLSPAELGTAQPEPHPSWTTRLTEEWVKKHGVTE
- the cysS gene encoding cysteine--tRNA ligase, whose translation is MNIYLHNTKTRKKELLEPVEPGRVGMYVCGPTVYDRAHIGNARPVIVFDVLFRLLRHVYGAENVRYVRNFTDVDDKIIARAEESGREIGQITEETSRWYLEDMAAVGALEPTDMPRATDWIGAMVAMIEGLVEAGHAYAAEGHVLFRVRSYEAYGALSGRSVDDMIAGARVEVAPYKEDPMDFVLWKPAKAGEPGWESPWGKGRPGWHIECSAMADALLGASFDIHGGGNDLMFPHHENEIAQSKCAHPEGEFARIWMHNEMLQVEGKKMSKSLGNFFTVRDLLDQGVPGEVIRFVFLGTHYRKPMDWTEKKRQEAEATLRDWRGLVAGAEETGPDTAVAEALADDLNTAGAITRLHAMAKEIAANPQKDCFYEKGTFLASARLMGILTEELAGWNAAPGVDLSAYAERLGALREAAMENKDFSAVDTLKAALIEAGVEVKMSRLGVDLIVKPEFDASKLEGLL
- a CDS encoding isocitrate lyase/phosphoenolpyruvate mutase family protein, which translates into the protein MDKFESYRALHVPGDPFIIANVWDVGSARMLAGMGAKALATSSAALAFVQGSRDMGALTRDASLAHAEEIVAAIDLPVQGDFENGFGDDPETVAETVRLAAEVGLAGICVEDMSYPDTLPYPADLATERMRAGASAARSLGRDFFFVARADGVMNGVYDMEEALARLTAFDEAGADGIYVPLPPTMDDLARICAATKKPVNALAAGAFTGSSLSDFAAAGVARVSLGSALARATHRVIFDAAEAMLAEGDFTPLARTIPGGQVQELIDKGAPGG